A stretch of Brassica napus cultivar Da-Ae chromosome C6, Da-Ae, whole genome shotgun sequence DNA encodes these proteins:
- the LOC106449724 gene encoding uncharacterized protein LOC106449724, producing the protein MAPLPFLPAQTKSQTRLSSDSKKKNGNKKTSTQPPQTQTLKQTQKLKQKTVSSSSSSSWSQIKNLLSCKQIEGPRVHDPSKITLSSCGSSLCKFSDVIYGNARVIHRSDHSPESSNLGQDGGLLIRKPATRGSSSTVRSNGCGAYTSSSKAMHFRKLSGCYECHMIVDPSRYPISPRIFACPQCGEVFPKLETLEIHQAVRHAVSELGPEDSGRNIVDIIFKSSWLRKDGPLYKIERILKVHNTQRTIQRFEDCRDAVKSHAHASTRKEPRSAADGNELLRFHCTTVSCSLGSRGSTSLCSNIPGCRVCTIIRHGFHAKTLRLGSGSNEIKGVRTTASSGRAHDALRCFDQRRAMLVCRVIAGRVRRGQSDAPEDENDSCSYDSVAGAAGVYTNLDDLAVLNPKAILPCFVVIYKVSEP; encoded by the exons ATGGCCCCTCTTCCTTTCTTACCGGCCCAAACCAAGTCGCAAACGCGTTTATCTTCAGActcaaagaagaagaacggaAACAAGAAAACGTCTACCCAGCCTCCTCAGACGCAAACCCTAAAGCAAACACAAAAGCTGAAGCAGAAGACGGTatcatcatcgtcatcgtcTTCATGGAGCCAGATAAAGAACCTCCTAAGTTGCAAACAAATCGAAGGTCCACGAGTGCATGACCCATCAAAGATTACGTTATCATCTTGTGGCTCTTCTTTGTGTAAGTTCAGTGATGTTATTTATGGGAATGCCCGCGTGATTCACCGCTCAGATCACTCGCCGGAAAGTAGCAACCTTGGTCAAGATGGTGGGTTGTTGATCCGAAAACCGGCCACTCGTGGATCTTCTTCTACAGTTAGATCTAACGGATGTGGTGCTTACACATCATCATCCAAAGCTATGCACTTCAGAAAACTCTCAGGTTGCTATGAGTGTCACATGATTGTTGATCCCAGCAG GTATCCAATATCACCAAGAATATTTGCATGTCCACAGTGTGGGGAAGTTTTTCCTAAGCTTGAAACCTTGGAGATTCATCAAGCAGTTCGTCATGCCG TGTCGGAGTTAGGGCCAGAGGATTCAGGAAGAAACATAGTGGACATCATCTTCAAATCTAGCTGGTTACGAAAGGACGGTCCACTCTACAAGATCGAACGTATATTAAAAGTCCACAACACTCAGCGCACGATCCAACGGTTTGAAGACTGTCGCGACGCAGTCAAGTCCCATGCACATGCCTCCACCAGAAAAGAGCCTCGATCAGCCGCCGACGGCAACGAGCTCCTCCGTTTCCACTGCACCACCGTTTCTTGCTCCCTCGGCTCCCGTGGTTCGACCTCCCTCTGCTCCAACATCCCTGGCTGCCGCGTCTGCACCATTATCCGCCACGGCTTCCACGCCAAAACGCTGCGTTTAGGTAGTGGGTCCAATGAGATTAAGGGTGTGAGGACCACGGCGAGCAGCGGAAGAGCACATGATGCATTGAGGTGCTTTGACCAGCGGAGGGCGATGCTTGTCTGCCGTGTGATTGCCGGAAGAGTGAGGCGCGGGCAGAGCGACGCACCTGAAGATGAAAATGATTCTTGCTCGTATGATTCTGTTGCGGGTGCTGCTGGGGTCTACACAAACCTAGACGACTTGGCTGTGTTAAATCCCAAAGCCATACTTCCTTGCTTTGTAGTAATCTACAAAGTTTCTGAGccttaa